A window of the Miscanthus floridulus cultivar M001 chromosome 14, ASM1932011v1, whole genome shotgun sequence genome harbors these coding sequences:
- the LOC136503239 gene encoding uncharacterized protein has product MVDPIVGTKQLTKVLMDGGSGLNIMYVEMLDAMGINRARIRPTGAPFHVIMPRKQDMPLRQIDLPVTFRAIVASTELTALRKEVAKEAPDTKRSTRSFEPIEGSKEVPIDLGSSEGKVVHIGTTLSSK; this is encoded by the exons atggtcgacccgatcgttggtacaaagcagctcaccaaggtactgatggatgggggcagcggcctcaacatcatgtacgtcgagatgctcgacgccatgggcatcaatCGAGCGCGCATCCGGCCGaccggagcacctttccatgtcatcatgcctagaaagcaggacATGCCACTtcggcagatcgatctgcctgtcaCCTTTAGGG caatcgtcgcctccacaGAGCTCACGGCCCTCAGGAAGGAGGTTGCCAAAGAAGCACCCGACACCAAGAGATCGACTAGGTCCTTTGAGCCaatagagggctccaaggaggtccccaTAGACCTTGGTAGctctgagggcaaagtggtgcacattggcaccacgctctcctccaaatag